Below is a genomic region from Synechococcales cyanobacterium T60_A2020_003.
GTACCTCAACTCACGCGCCTCTCATCCCGACGCTGACCTTTCAGGTACATCGCGGGGCTTCCCGTCTAAAAGCTAAACCGGGTTCATTCTACTGATACCATGCAGATCTAGAGACTATGCCTTGATCGAAGTACCTATGTCAGATACTGAACTATCCGATTTCATTCGCTGGACACCGGATGCCGAAGCAATGCTTAAACGCATTCCCTTCTTTGTGCGATCGCAAGCTCGCCAACGGGTTGAAGCCTTAGCTCGACGCTCAGGCGCAGAAATTATCACAGCCGAATTTGTGGAAAAAGTCCGCACTGAAATCGGTCAGTGACTGGCCTTAAATCTACATCCCAATCAGGGCAGCATCTAATGTTCCGGTTGATCGTCAATCAGGCCAATACCAGATAAGGGGCGGTAGGTGTAGTTCTGGCGCGGGGTTTTCTGAATATCTTCCTTAATGCTGTCTAAATCAATGTAGCGATCGGCCACGTTAATCAAGTTATCGCTCGTCATGGAACGCAAACTCACCACCTCAACCCGCACGCCCCGATAGCTCACGGCATCAACAGCATAAGCTAGATCGCCATCTCCGCTAACCAGAACCGCCGTGTCATACGAGCCCACTAACGCCATCATGTCTACGGCAATCTCAACATCTAGATTTGCCTTCTTTGACCCATCCGGCAGTTGCACGAGATCCTTGGAGATCACACGATAGCCATTGCGTCGCATCCACAATAAGAATCCCTGCTGTTTCTCATTGGTGCGATCGACACCAGTGTAGAAAAACGAACGCAGTAGCCTAGAACCCGCCGTTAAGCGACACAGTAGCTTTGTGTAGTCAATTTCAATGCCGAGTTGCAAGGCAGCGTAAAACAAATTCGAGCCATCAATAAAAATTGCAACTCGTCCCCTATTCTCTAGAACCTGCTCTGGCGTAAAGACAACGTCCTTTTCTATGTGATTGTACATGGATTTTTATACCTCTGTTTTTTATGAAATTGGTCATTTTTTTAACGCACATGAAAATGAGATTGAGAATTCCTCGTTTGAATGGCAGAGTTCAACCTACCGACGAGGAGGGTAGTTCAAGTTGACGAAACACAGGCTTAGGATCTCGGAGAGGTTGGAGGGCTGCTAAACATCCCCAGCGATCATGGCCTTCAAGGGAAGCATGGCTACTCGTAACCGGGTCGAAATCAATATCAAAACCGAGCTGATGATAGATTGCTGTACTCAAGGTCGGCACAATTGGAGACAGCCAATAGGCGGCAAGGCGAACTGATTCCAAAATGCTGTAGATTACCCGCTGTGCGTCCAACTCCTTGCCATCCTTAAACATCGACCACGGGGCTTCTTGGTCAATAAACTTATTCCCTGCTCGCGTTAGTTCCAAAATAACCTCACATGCCTGACTAAAGGCTAACGTTTCGTAGGCATGGTTGACGTCTTTGGGCAACAAAAGTCCTTTAGATTTCAAGACGTGGTCATCATCAAAATCGGCAGTAGAAACATCCGGAACGTTCCCATCGCAATACTTATGAGCGATTTTTAGCGTCCGGTTGAGCAAGTTTCCAAGGTTTTTGGCGAGGTCAGCATTGAGGAGTTCTACAAACCGTTCTTCGTTGAAGTCGCCATCTTTGCCAAACTCAATTCCCTTCAGGAAGTAGTACCGAACGGAATCTGCACCGTACTGGTCAACAAGCTGCACCGGATCAATGGTATTTCCTAGGCTTTTGCCCATTTTGTGCCCATCTTTGGTTAGGAAACCATGACCAAACACAAATCCAGGCATCGGCAACCCGGCAGACATCAGCATGGCCGGCCAGTAAACGGCATGGAATCGGAGAATGTCCTTACCAATCAAGTGGATATTGATCGGCCACCACTTTGCGGTAGCATTCCCTAGGGTGGGTTCTTCGTCTGGTTCTAGTAGCGCGGTCACGTATCCTAGTAGGGCATCGAACCAAACGTAGAGGGTGTGGGTCGGATCGGTGGGAACTGGAAATCCCCAGTCTAAGTTTACCCGCGAGATCGAAAAATCTTGCAGACCTCGTTCTACAAAGCTCAAGACTTCATTGCGCCGAGTCTCAGGCTGGATAAAGTTGGGCTGGCTTGCGTACAGAGCCATCAATTTATCTTGATACTTGGAAAGCCGGAAAAAGTAGTTCTCCTCATCGCGCCACTCTACTTTGCGGTTTGTATGGATGGGACAATGCTTGTCTTCCAGGAGATCACGTTCTTCCTTGAACTCTTCACAGGACACGCAGTACCAGCCCTTTTGCTGCCCTAAGTAAATATCTCCGGCATCCCAAACCCGCTGAAAAAATTCGCGCACGATCGCTTCGTGTTTGGGTGCTGTTGTCCGGCTGAAGCGATCGTATTGAATGTTGAGTTTTTCCCAAAGGGCTTTAAAGCCATCGGAAACGAGGTCACAATGCTCTTGAGGATCGCGCCCAAGGGCTTCGGCAGTGCGCTGAATTTTTTGCCCATGTTCGTCTGTGCCCGTAATCATCAGTACAGACCGTCCACGAAGACGGTAGTAACGGGCGATCGCATCGGCAGCCATCGTGGTGTAAGCGCTACCAATGTGTGGTAAATCGTTTACGTAATAAAGCGGTGTGGTAATGGAAAATGTGGCTGGATTTGAATGACTGGAATTCATGGAGTAAGGATTTAACGAGACGCGCCCAAACAAAGGTTCAACGGCCATTGAAGTGCGCTAGGAAAAACGGGGTAAAAAAGTTGAGATCTATAAGCGTCGATGTGCTGGCTGCTACGTTGATGTAGCTCCTAAAGGCTGCCAACCCAAAATCCTAATCACTATAAGCTGTAATAATTATGACTCTGGAAAGGTATTGCACATCGCATTTACTGGAATCTCCTAAATATTGAACTCAGTAACGCTGATTTCAGCTTCGGAGTCTTAATGCTATGGAAATATTAATAATATCAAATATGCGAGATACAAAGCTTAATATTTCCTGATGGTCAGAGGTGCTTCTTTAGTCCCAACTCCGGTTTTGCCTGCAATGACGGACAAGCTAGGATCACCCTAAGCAACCAGGACGGTGTGACGTTATCCATGGGGAAATCCCAGCATCATAAAAAATGCCTTAACCCTCTCCCTTGGTTAAGGCATGATGTCGTCAGGATCTGCTCTAAAAAGGCTTCTAAAGCAGGTCTAATCCTGGCATAACGGTTAGACACTTTCATAGTGCCAGCTAAATGTGCAGTTTTCGTGGACGCTAGCTTAAACCTTACCGACTCAGTTGGAGGCTGCCCTGGCTGACGGCTTCCGCGAGCGATCGCAGCAAGGTTTTGGTTGTTTCAAAATCCACGCAGGCATCCGTAATGCTCTGACCGTAGGTCAACTGGCAGAGATCATCGGGAATCGACTGATTCCCTGCCACTAAATGACTTTCGATCATCACGCCCAGTAAATGCTTTGACCCAGCTCGTAACTGTTCCGCAACACTCGCGAGGGAATCCGCCTGTTTCCGATAGTCTTTGTTAGAGTTGCCGTGGCTGCAGTCCACCATCACCCGTGAATTCAATCCCAAACTGCTCAGTTTACTAGCCGCAGCCTGGACGTGTTCAGCGCTGTAGTTTGGCCCCGCACTGCCCCCCCGTAGAACCAAGTGTCCGTCTGGGTTGCCGGTGGTCGTGACGATACTGGCTAACCCTTGGTGATTGATGCCTAAGAAGTGGTGGGGCTGACTGGCGGCTAGCATCGCGTTCGCGGCAATGTGGAGGCTGCCATCGGTGCCATTCTTATAACCAATCGGCATGGATAGACCGGAGGCCATTTCGCGGTGGGTTTGGCTTTCGGTGGTGCGGGC
It encodes:
- a CDS encoding PCP reductase family protein — its product is MSDTELSDFIRWTPDAEAMLKRIPFFVRSQARQRVEALARRSGAEIITAEFVEKVRTEIGQ
- a CDS encoding NYN domain-containing protein encodes the protein MYNHIEKDVVFTPEQVLENRGRVAIFIDGSNLFYAALQLGIEIDYTKLLCRLTAGSRLLRSFFYTGVDRTNEKQQGFLLWMRRNGYRVISKDLVQLPDGSKKANLDVEIAVDMMALVGSYDTAVLVSGDGDLAYAVDAVSYRGVRVEVVSLRSMTSDNLINVADRYIDLDSIKEDIQKTPRQNYTYRPLSGIGLIDDQPEH
- a CDS encoding methionine--tRNA ligase — protein: MNSSHSNPATFSITTPLYYVNDLPHIGSAYTTMAADAIARYYRLRGRSVLMITGTDEHGQKIQRTAEALGRDPQEHCDLVSDGFKALWEKLNIQYDRFSRTTAPKHEAIVREFFQRVWDAGDIYLGQQKGWYCVSCEEFKEERDLLEDKHCPIHTNRKVEWRDEENYFFRLSKYQDKLMALYASQPNFIQPETRRNEVLSFVERGLQDFSISRVNLDWGFPVPTDPTHTLYVWFDALLGYVTALLEPDEEPTLGNATAKWWPINIHLIGKDILRFHAVYWPAMLMSAGLPMPGFVFGHGFLTKDGHKMGKSLGNTIDPVQLVDQYGADSVRYYFLKGIEFGKDGDFNEERFVELLNADLAKNLGNLLNRTLKIAHKYCDGNVPDVSTADFDDDHVLKSKGLLLPKDVNHAYETLAFSQACEVILELTRAGNKFIDQEAPWSMFKDGKELDAQRVIYSILESVRLAAYWLSPIVPTLSTAIYHQLGFDIDFDPVTSSHASLEGHDRWGCLAALQPLRDPKPVFRQLELPSSSVG
- a CDS encoding 3-deoxy-7-phosphoheptulonate synthase; the encoded protein is MHKTYDLHVVETRPLISPSTLHHELPITETAATLISETRDRIRNILRDEDPRLLVIVGPCSVHDVKAAYEYGQQLIALREELSDRLEIVMRVYFEKPRTTVGWKGLINDPHLDGSYDINTGLRLARKLLLDLTHLGLPAATELLDPIIPQYIADVISWTAIGARTTESQTHREMASGLSMPIGYKNGTDGSLHIAANAMLAASQPHHFLGINHQGLASIVTTTGNPDGHLVLRGGSAGPNYSAEHVQAAASKLSSLGLNSRVMVDCSHGNSNKDYRKQADSLASVAEQLRAGSKHLLGVMIESHLVAGNQSIPDDLCQLTYGQSITDACVDFETTKTLLRSLAEAVSQGSLQLSR